One Streptomyces sp. NBC_00102 DNA segment encodes these proteins:
- the ald gene encoding alanine dehydrogenase: MKVGIPREVKNNEFRVAITPAGVHELVRHGHEVVVERNAGAGSSIPDEEYAAAGARVLPTADEVWAAADLLLKVKEPVAEEYHRLRKGQTLFTYLHLAASRECTDALLQSGTTAIAYETVETANRALPLLAPMSEVAGRLAPQVGAYHLMRSAGGRGVLPGGVPGTAAARAVVIGGGVSGWNAAQIAVGLGFHVTLLDKDVNKLREADRVFGTRVQTVVSNAFELERAVVEADLVVGAVLVPGAKAPKLVTNELVAKMKPGSVLVDIAIDQGGCFEDSHPTTHAEPTFTVHDSVFYCVANMPGAVPNTSTYALTNATLPYIVELANRGWAEALRRDAALAKGLNTHDGQVVYREVAEAHDLPHVELNTLLG; encoded by the coding sequence GTGAAGGTCGGCATCCCCCGCGAAGTCAAGAACAACGAGTTCCGAGTGGCGATCACGCCCGCCGGAGTGCACGAACTCGTCCGTCACGGCCACGAGGTCGTCGTCGAACGGAACGCCGGTGCGGGATCGTCCATCCCGGACGAGGAGTACGCCGCCGCCGGCGCGCGCGTCCTGCCCACCGCCGACGAGGTCTGGGCCGCCGCCGACCTGCTGCTCAAGGTCAAGGAGCCGGTCGCCGAGGAGTACCACCGCCTGCGCAAGGGCCAGACCCTCTTCACCTACCTCCACCTCGCGGCCTCCCGCGAGTGCACCGACGCGCTGCTGCAGTCCGGTACCACCGCCATCGCGTACGAGACGGTCGAGACCGCGAACCGCGCGCTGCCGCTGCTGGCCCCCATGTCCGAGGTCGCGGGCCGGCTGGCCCCGCAGGTCGGCGCGTACCACCTGATGCGTTCCGCGGGCGGCCGGGGCGTGCTGCCCGGCGGCGTCCCCGGTACCGCCGCGGCCAGGGCGGTCGTCATCGGCGGCGGCGTCTCCGGCTGGAACGCCGCGCAGATCGCGGTGGGGCTCGGCTTCCATGTCACCCTGCTCGACAAGGACGTCAACAAGCTGCGCGAGGCCGACAGGGTCTTCGGCACCCGGGTGCAGACCGTGGTCTCCAACGCCTTCGAACTGGAGAGGGCGGTCGTCGAGGCCGACCTGGTCGTCGGCGCCGTCCTCGTCCCGGGCGCGAAGGCCCCGAAGCTGGTCACCAACGAACTGGTCGCCAAGATGAAGCCGGGAAGTGTTCTTGTCGACATTGCGATCGATCAGGGCGGCTGCTTCGAGGACTCGCACCCGACCACCCACGCCGAACCGACCTTCACGGTCCACGATTCGGTGTTCTACTGCGTCGCGAACATGCCCGGCGCGGTTCCGAACACCTCCACCTACGCCCTCACCAACGCCACGCTCCCGTACATCGTCGAGCTGGCGAACCGGGGCTGGGCCGAGGCGCTGCGCCGTGACGCGGCCCTGGCCAAGGGCCTCAACACCCATGACGGGCAAGTCGTTTACCGCGAAGTCGCCGAGGCGCACGACCTCCCGCACGTCGAGCTGAACACGCTCCTCGGCTGA
- a CDS encoding ParA family protein: MPARGQGPNGLEAVGSVAVRTFATHQHMTTPPQMMDGLHVNAMAGNESGRDTAHLADFAEMPEGHFYDPDAEYEPDPEYAATLAPDAARQRRERIGPTGRPLPYFPIPGPLTEHGPAKIIAMCNQKGGVGKTTSTINLGAALAEYGRRVLLVDFDPQGALSVGLGVNPMELDLTVYNLLMERGMAADEVLLKTAVPNMDLLPSNIDLSAAEVQLVSEVARESTLQRALKPLMADYDYIVIDCQPSLGLLTVNALTAAHKVIVPLECEFFALRGVALLTETIEKVQERLNPDLELDGILATMYDSRTVHSREVLARVVEAFDDHVYHTVIGRTVRFPETTVAGEPITTYASNSVGAAAYRQLAREVLARCHAE; encoded by the coding sequence ATGCCTGCACGGGGTCAGGGCCCGAACGGGCTCGAAGCTGTCGGCTCCGTCGCGGTCCGCACCTTCGCGACCCACCAGCACATGACGACGCCCCCCCAGATGATGGACGGCCTACACGTGAACGCCATGGCCGGCAACGAGAGTGGCCGCGACACCGCCCACCTCGCCGACTTCGCCGAGATGCCCGAGGGGCACTTCTACGACCCCGACGCCGAGTACGAACCCGATCCGGAGTACGCGGCCACACTCGCCCCCGACGCGGCGCGACAGCGCCGTGAGCGGATCGGCCCGACCGGGCGCCCGTTGCCCTACTTCCCGATTCCGGGACCCCTGACCGAGCACGGTCCCGCCAAGATCATCGCGATGTGCAACCAGAAGGGCGGGGTGGGCAAGACCACCTCGACCATCAACCTGGGTGCAGCGCTCGCCGAGTACGGACGACGTGTCCTGCTCGTCGACTTCGACCCGCAGGGCGCCCTCTCGGTCGGCCTCGGCGTCAACCCGATGGAGCTGGACCTCACCGTCTACAACCTGCTCATGGAGCGGGGCATGGCGGCCGACGAGGTTCTGCTGAAGACGGCGGTCCCCAACATGGACCTGCTGCCCAGCAACATCGACCTGTCCGCCGCCGAGGTGCAGCTCGTCAGCGAGGTGGCCCGCGAGTCGACCCTGCAGCGCGCGCTCAAGCCGCTGATGGCCGACTACGACTACATCGTGATCGACTGTCAGCCCTCGCTCGGCCTGCTCACGGTGAACGCCCTGACGGCCGCTCACAAGGTGATCGTGCCGCTGGAGTGCGAGTTCTTCGCACTGCGCGGTGTGGCCCTGCTCACGGAGACCATCGAGAAGGTCCAGGAACGGCTCAACCCCGACCTGGAGCTCGACGGCATCCTCGCCACGATGTACGACTCCCGTACGGTGCACAGCCGCGAGGTCCTCGCCCGTGTGGTGGAGGCCTTCGACGACCACGTGTACCACACGGTCATCGGGCGCACGGTGCGCTTCCCGGAGACCACGGTCGCCGGTGAGCCCATCACCACGTACGCCTCCAACTCGGTCGGCGCCGCCGCCTACCGACAGCTCGCCAGGGAGGTGCTCG